The following proteins are co-located in the Gossypium hirsutum isolate 1008001.06 chromosome A02, Gossypium_hirsutum_v2.1, whole genome shotgun sequence genome:
- the LOC107951409 gene encoding uncharacterized protein: protein MAVHIIYGLLNKFHKNKHKALKNGINLQSGARLIVKVPRSRVFKLLARFLTVLALTLFLLPWSGIRFIVNDEPALPIYTIKPEVVPEAADPINLESLLLLYNDLNNEGILKPGNKGLLLSDDYDEESIQGNSFLTKTDMEFSSTNDFDRLMLIPDESFDFIFTENIQSALEFIDRSLKVGGTVAVQQLDSSLSFYKPSNYKIVYFRKFNSNLFVMKKVENAQPIPSSQRRLLGYNTSEAKRAALKKLEDVLLEPPRASSGTSRTYLKRTKYLPDLLGDSLESYTRRVFIDVGLRNKDGDSATTWFLKNYPTRNLKFEMYKIETLTKDSTKKEVPQTAVETGMSGWLRKNVKEEEYVVMKAEAEVVEDMVKSKAIRLVDELFLECKPKGLGGRKNMSRRAYWECLALYGKLRDEGVAVHQWWG, encoded by the coding sequence ATGGCTGTCCATATTATTTATGGACTTCTAAACAAATTCCATAAAAACAAGCATAAAGCCTTGAAAAATGGCATTAATTTGCAGTCTGGTGCACGACTGATCGTCAAAGTTCCTCGctctagggtttttaagcttcttGCTCGGTTCTTGACGGTTTTGGCTTTGACCTTATTTTTGCTTCCTTGGTCGGGAATAAGATTTATCGTCAACGACGAACCCGCTCTGCCTATTTATACAATCAAGCCTGAAGTTGTCCCTGAGGCCGCTGATCCCATTAATCTGGAATCACTGCTATTGCTGTACAATGATTTGAACAATGAAGGTATACTGAAACCGGGAAACAAAGGACTCTTGTTAAGCGATGACTATGATGAAGAATCCATTCAGGGAAATTCCTTCCTAACCAAAACTGATATGGAATTCAGTTCTACAAATGACTTTGATCGACTAATGTTAATCCCTGACGAGTCCTTCGATTTCATCTTCACTGAAAACATTCAATCCGCCCTCGAATTCATCGACCGGAGTCTCAAAGTTGGCGGTACTGTTGCTGTTCAGCAGCTGGACTCATCGCTTTCATTCTACAAGCCGTCTAATTACAAGATTGTTTACTTCAGGAAATTCAATTCCAACCTTTTTGTGATGAAAAAGGTTGAGAATGCTCAACCGATCCCAAGCTCGCAAAGGCGGCTTTTGGGGTATAATACATCAGAAGCGAAACGGGCAGCATTGAAGAAATTGGAAGACGTTCTTCTTGAACCACCAAGAGCATCCTCAGGGACGTCCAGAACTTACCTTAAACGAACGAAATATTTGCCAGATCTATTGGGGGACTCACTCGAAAGCTACACTCGTCGGGTTTTCATTGATGTAGGCTTGCGTAACAAAGATGGCGACAGTGCCACCACCTGGTTTCTCAAGAATTATCCCACAAGAAATCTGAAGTTCGAGATGTACAAGATCGAGACACTGACCAAGGACTCTACCAAGAAAGAGGTGCCGCAGACTGCGGTGGAGACTGGGATGTCGGGTTGGCTGAGGAAGAACGTGAAGGAGGAAGAGTATGTAGTGATGAAGGCTGAGGCTGAAGTGGTTGAAGATATGGTGAAGAGCAAGGCTATTAGATTGGTTGATGAGCTGTTCTTGGAATGCAAACCTAAAGGACTTGGTGGAAGAAAGAACATGAGCAGAAGGGCTTACTGGGAATGCTTGGCTTTGTATGGGAAGTTAAGGGATGAAGGTGTCGCAGTGCATCAATGGTGGGGTTGA